The nucleotide sequence tgaagcttttgaagctagaactctgtaaatgaagcttttgaagctgtttgacatgactgatgctcatgaatgtttatgttgattgacatgagtgatgctcatggatgttgtcatgagtgatactcatgaatgttaacatgagtgatgctcatgaatgttaacatgagtgatgctcatgaatgttaacatgagtgatgctcatgaatgttaacatgagtgatgctcatgaatgttgacacgaatgatggtcatgaatgtttatgtatgattgtcacgagtgatgctcatgaatgtttatgtataaatgacatgagtaatgctcatgtacaatttagagtactgggcatacttttgttCACCTGAttggtttgggctttttttttttaattaccctttgatggggtttatacatattaccctctgatggggtttatacagatatttCCAAAAGatctgaaaaataaattacatcattcaaaaataaataaagcaatCGTTggtgctttgcttttgcttttgttttcggctttgcttttgctttcttcttttgctttctcttttccttttccttgcaCTTCTCTATAAACCGAACCAAGATGCTTTGCAAGCCTGTGGAACAGCAGAAGCAgatttgcttttgctttgcttttactttccttttccttttctgtttttgcttttgtttccttttcttttcataaAGTCTGCCTTGCTTTAACATAAGTGCAGGTGCCTGGGGTCCATCGGCGGCCTTCCTGGATTTTCCTTTCCAAAAATCCCTTTAGCCCTTGAGAAGTTGCAATCGTCCTGATAAGTTCAACAAGGTTCTTCTGTTCGCCATGAACTACATATTCCAGATTTAGCCTCTTAAAATGAGCAATGAACGTCCTTGAAACCATAGCAGCAACAACTCCAGACCAAATATGCTTGGTGGTATTCATAGCTCCAGACCACAGCTTCTGGACGACATCTTGAGCTGCTGGAGGTTGTCACTGGACGACACGTGTGACAAAAGCTGGAGAAGACACAACAGGTGCTGGACGACAACGTTGGCAGCCGCGGCTGCCGCTGCTCTAAGTTCGTCGGCAGCTGAATCGGTGAGTTCCATTTATCCGAGTCAGGGTTTGGAGCTCCAGGTCGATGCTCGTACCCTTTGATCAGACGGCTGAGATTTGACACGAACAGAAAAGAGAGGTTTTGGCTTTTGGGTTCGAGGGAACACACAGAGGAAAAAGAACCAGAAATGAAGACCAAAAGCGGACCGTATCGACCTGACACTCTCtctaatcttttttttctttatttttttttttgaactgcGATGTGAGGTCTGAAGAACCCATCTTTTACTTTTCCTTATCTCCTATCTCCTCAAACCCATTTTACGGGTTGCTAAAGGCCTTTCTTCTCGGTGACTCAACTGAGAAATCTCTGAGATCGTCCATGGAAACCGCCCGGGTCAACTTCCTCGTCAAGTCGTCGATCGGCGACAGCAAACAGGGCGACAGCGATGACGCCGAGAGGGTAACGGAGCGAGTTCTCTagatttgctgcaccatttccGGTTTgctgataaaaaaaatgttgaatcTTTGGAATACTGCAGCCAGGAGTTGGGTGCCGGTGTCGATGAGCTCGAAAGATTAAAACATTAAGGGAGAGAGAAACTGGGTTTGTGAAGGAATTTCGAGGATTTTTCAGGTGACATGTGAGGATATGATTGATCTGTGAGTTTTGATTTGATGGGTCTCTGCAAATTCCTTGGAGAATGAGGAGGAACAAGGTAGTAAGCGGCTGATGGTGGTGCGGCAGGCGAGCAAACGGGATCCAAGTCGACGACTATGAATCGCTGTGTTGATCTAGCGGTGCTCGATCTGCTTGATCATCGACATCGGGAAGCAGATCCACTTGGCTGACGAGTTAGGAGAGCCTTAAGTCACTTTCTGGATCTCTGGACTCAAATCCCACTCTTCCTCGCCGTCCAATGCATCTCCAAGTCCCTCTTGGGGATTTCTCGCCATATTTCTTTTACTTGTGTTGACAAAACTCCACCAGTTACTAACTTTTTTCTGCAACTGCTCAGATGGGTTTTGTAATTTACAGTAAGAAACATGAAAGGTTTGGTGAGTAAAGAATTAAAGCTGGGTTCTTGATGCTCTTTTTAGAGAGAGACAGtcacaaagagagagagagagagaatgaaccgTTGGGTTTTTGtgaaagctttcggttttttgcagattcacagtggtgagatttgatgaaaaaatgaaagataaccgacatagttttttgtgtcgattcccacagacaacgtcaaatgttgatgcacaaaaccggaggtcttggaacaacgtaaatccgaccgtgaatctgcaagaaatgtaaataacacaagatgtatcgcggttcatcccaaggtttgggctacgtccacactgattatatttctctgagagtatttgtgagggagagagagagagctctgagagtgagagcgttaagagggtgaggagccttaggaattggcctcagaaatggcctctcctaattgtgagggtaaggggtccttttatagaataaggactcctcacttattacatatttgccccttcctttatcacataattacatttaagtgacccgagtatttatacgaggtctaaatacgagaccctaaatatggtataaacaaaagtctaatgtaaaaaaaatctgaataagATGACTTCACGATGTTATAAATATTaaacggtctagtggtattcctctttacttgtaagtgagaggttttaggttcgattttaatcaaaggcgaatttgaaccacattattgctagcccattatgaggctaagcccactctCTCTCcgttaatgtagataatatcgtttgttccaaaaaaaaaacaaaaaaacaagacactacattttttttttcctgaaaaaaaatgtcttatctatttaaaatttgataatttaCCTTTAAAGTGTATCACATAAAAGTTTTTGAAATGTAAATTGTGGATTTAGCGCAAAGGTGTAAGAGAATGTTTTGCTAATTTGTGCTCTGCAATGGATTGAGCTGCACCTTTCCTTGCACAGAAATATACAAAACTTTCATTCTTCGTTCTTTGAGTTTTTCTTCAGTCTTATTTCCCAATCcataacttaaaaaaacaaCATCAAATACTAAAAACCAACACAAGTCACGtaatttaaattgaaaaaaactaaATAGATTACAATCTAGTAGAGAAGGGAAGAATTTGGAGGTTTTAATGAACTTAAGGACATTTGTTTGAAAAAATATCATTAGGgaacttaattttttaaatggTAGGATTATGAGAGATATGTTGAAAAGTGTGTGATTAAGgaaatgaactaaaataaaaactaaaaactatttttaacttgtatttattttgaagattttgttttttgttcatttttctttgtttccttcATTCCCTTCCACCAGTATTCTTCATCCCTCATTTTCGCCTCCACTCTTCTTCATCCCATATTTCCTCCAAATAATTTCTCCATAACTCAAACacataaaaatgaaaactaaaaatagaaaacatttTGATAATTATCTCACAAATATGATCTCACATTTCCACCATATAATTTCCCTTTATATTTATGGAATAGTTATTAGCACTTAAAAGTCATTATGCACTCTTTAAATATATAGATTTGACAAACCGGCATTATATCTATCAAAGACAAGGAGCAAGAAATAATTGCTTGGTCACAAGCCAGTAATTTCTTTCTAATTAATATGTGTAGTAGATTACCAAGAGAAGTTTACCACAAACATTCATCGTTTCAGCCAAATAAtgtaaattagggttttcttggtTGAGGCAATAGTAGGACCTCAAGCTAGGCAAGTAATTATGCAACTTTGATCGTAGCATGCATGTCTTACTAGCAAGTtaccaaaatttattttaaataaaaaagagtgaATTCTTGATCAATTGAAATTTACCGTCCACCATGCCAGTGGAAGGTATACACAAAGGATCGATCAtcacttatttattcattttctttattcttaataACCTACTTATCTTCTTAGATATATCCATCAGCAAAAATTGCTAGAGTGGTTGTTGTTCTTCCATAGCTAGTAAGGCTTCTCCCCAACATAGTTGCCTGGGGGATCATAGTTGCATCCAATGAAGGTACCCCCACTGCTGCACCTCACTTTTGCGCACCCTACACGAGCCGAGTTACGCCAAACCACCTGTGTATAATGCCCACACACCTTTCCAGCAGCACACGAGTTCGACTCATAACTGTAGTCGGCTTTCTCCGCCACCCACAGGTCCACAGCCGCTGTTCCCGACATGTCACCAGTGCTCATGGCAAGGTTTTCACCGTATGGCCCACCGGAGTGCACGAGATTGCAGTCGCCAACATGTTGGTTGGCGTAGTTTTGTGCATAGCCTGCTACATTGTCATCCCACGTCAAGGGACCAACGCCTACTGCTGCTCGAGCGGCGTTGTGGGAATTGAGGTAGTCTTGGGGTGTGTCTTGGGCATGAGAGGATTGTATTATGGCTGAGCCTAAAATGAAAAGGAGAGCTAGGGAAATATTGCACAACCCCATGTTAATGGTTTGTTCTCTTTGTGGATGGGCAAATGAGATGTTATGGTGCGGAATATTTATAATAGCGGGGAACGGTAAATGTTGATATTATGAGCTCTGAGAAATTGAGGATGTGGAAATTTATTTGCATGACTATCAAAGTTGAACGTTCACATTGCGTTATCAACTGAAGAAACCAAACCGTCGCCGAACTGATAAAACAAAACCCTACTTCTATATTTCTTTACTTACAACGGCTTACTTTTACAAGTAAAATTTATGAGAGGATTAACTTTTTCTAGTACTACAAACGATATTCTACATAGTCTAGACAAGGATGGAGATAGTTTGAACTAGGAAAGAGGATATGAACTACTATGACAATCTACCACTTGCATGAGAAGTACGAAGATTAGTCAAACTTTCTCGAGGTAATTAAATTGTCAGTATAACAAAAATAAGCAATCGTAACACCAAAAACGTGGCTACTGCTGGGGTAACAATAATATCGATCACTGACCTAGATATTATGTTGCTATGTAATACTTTAATTTCCCGATATTTGTTAACACAATTAACAATCCCTTGAAACCTTTGAAATTCATGTTGATGATGCAACATTGGAACAAATTGGAACTAATTGCTTTGGTAAATAAGCAGATCTGCTTCTTCGAATTTACGTTTGAAATTTACGTTTGTCATATCTGTTTACTTTTCTTTTAGAAAAGTATATGATCGATGCATGTAGGAAACGTATATGTTCATCTGTTGAAGGAAAGGTCTACTAAGCCTTCCCGTCATATTCTATGCACTGTTGCAATACGTGTGGTATACGGGTCTTCTCCgaagttttattttcttgaaaCAAATATATTTTGGATGTGGAAGTCTAACTAAACTACACAATCACCTAACCATAAATTTGGCATTATTTATGGTTTTGAACTCCTCTTTAGGAAAACTGAATTTAAGACTTTCAACTTACAAGTTAGGAAAAAATAAATACCACTATATTGTAGTAGTAGAGGTGCGAGTCTtctttcaattaaaataaaatagaatattATGAACCTCTCATTTTTTTCCCTAACATTATAGAGGAGAATAATTGAGTTAAGTCACACAATTGTTAGGGTTCAAGATTTTTGTATATGAATTTCGCTGTAGTAATTGAGAGAATAAAGGACTGCATTTTCTGAGAATGAAAGATGTAGTTGCAGAGAGAATGTTTGAAGGACTGTATAAGATGCAATCCATTACCAAtcctttcatatattttataatatacatatttatttgtttaattactactttaagttttaaaattgttaaattatttTATCTCATTATATTATAACATGTGAATAAATAACATCATATTACCCTTAATATTGTGTTCAAAAGGGATATCTGTTGTACGTGGTTTAGTGTTGTCCGCGAATGTCCTCAACGCAAGACTTTTACCCGAATTGTGATGGCATTATTAGCATTAGCATACTTTTGGACATAAAGGCTACTACGTCAGCATCCTACGTCAACTTTGGTAGCATTGAGACGCACGAAAATGTGGAACACGATGGCCTGTATGTATTGGGATATAGTGTGGAAAAGTTGGCGGCGAACCGTCTGGCGTCTCGGCGTTGTAAGGAAGCATGTGATTTAATTTGGGTCGATAGGTCCCCATCTTCCTTTATTCATGTTTTGTGTAATGATGACCTTCTTTGTTCCTCCTAATTGCTTTCTGGTAGTGCAAGGTGAGACGCTTTAGCATTAGATGCGTCGTCGTGGTTTTTCTGACCCCCCTTTGCACTACTCTTTTCTagtagtttatttggttgtttgccTCGGTGTAGGCTTTCTTGTTTCTCTTTGACATATTTGCCCGGTTATTGATATTtccgttttcccaaaaaaaaacttgCTTTGTTGAAGtccacataatttttttttaaatttaaaaaaaaaaattggaaccaTGTGTATGTCTTTGGTTCCGGACGAAAGTGTTGGAAACTACGACCTGTCTATATTCAGAAGTGTGGAAAATATGGGACACAGACCcctctttcctttaaattattGTACTAATTTTGAATCATTCATCCTACccgtaataataataatttacaaAAAATTGGAACTATATTAGATCAAGTCGTTAGTCACGGAAGAAAATGTGGACACTATACCAATATGTATTGGGATATATTGTAGAGAATTTGCTTTGTTAATGTCCGAATGGATTTAGGTACGACTACAGTTGTAATATCGTTAGTTGTCATTAGTATTACTGTTTAGTGAAAATATTCTCCATTTGTAAGTGGGGAGGTCTCATTTTAACTTTGAGTTCAAATCTAATTGTCACGCCCCAATCCTGACATACGTACATGATCGACATGTGACATCACTTAGTActcgtatatctaacataccccgcctccaGGATATGGACAATCACAAGAAAGATCCAATTGCGTAGTAATTTTTCGTATACtctatggctgcatctaacctctttgTTAGATTGCCTTCGTACCCTCCGAtgagatcaagccattcgtagttcactatTTGTTAAACTATGAACTATTCGTAAAATACTTCCTAGCAGAAAACATAGAGTACCACACTACACATCAATCATAAGCCAAGCAAGAGTTGTCATCTTAccattcacacacacatatgcttTCCAACACCATTCAacaatcacatcaatcaataacacatacaatacaccaaaatgcagggctagagcgacacagttcggGAGAAGCCTACATCCCTGAAGCTTTCTCAATTTAGACCGAATCCAAGGAATCAGCGAAGTCAAGGATgtgatttcggaccactcaacgaaatcctaCAAAATTGGGTTCCGGAccacttaacggaatcaaagTACCAAACGAGATTCTGgacctctcaacggaatccaaatcaggatacgattcctgaccactcaatggaatcacGGAGTAAAAGGGATTCTGGACCTCTCAACGGAATCtaagtggatacgattccggaccactcaacggaatctagACGGAGCAGGGAAtcagaccactcaatggaatcccAGCAGAACCCGGTTCTGTaccactcaacggaactgaGTGGAAGTCTAGGAAACATAACAACGACTCGAAGAAACAAGACATGAATCAAGTTACTCAATTTAGAATGGCTCAACAAAATAAGAGATGAAACAATGAAACTAGATATGAAACAAGCTTCGAAGCAACAAACCCCAGGACAATGGGTTAACGGTTCACTACgagccctcacatttcatcaaacaattcaacaagcaCTTCGAATCacatttcaaaaatatcatcaatacacaagtcaaatcacatttaataaacatagatcaatggctaaatataaaaaaaaaatatcacatttcaatagaaatcacatttataaaatCAAGTGATATCCACAAAGGATACTAAATACAAAATCagggtaataaccatatcacatatcTTAAAGTCACTCACTAACCAATGTAGGCCCACTAGACTTCGCTTAATCTCTAatagtactaattttagtatttaagaACGATTTGAatcatgttgaccaaaagtcaactctctgTCAATGGTGGGTTCCGCAACCCTACATAATTCGATCTGGAACATCCGCCCACAGATTTCTGATCTGTAACCTCCCAAGagtctcattaatcttctagaaCAATATTCTAAAGTTTTAGaacgatccaactgtcggatctccgccaatcacTAAAATTAAATTGCGGTCAATGTTTGGTTTTACAAATTTAGAAattcaatttgggaagatccgtacctCGGATTTccaatctgtaagttcctaaggtcctcaaatattacgtttaATAACATATTAACATTTATTGACAATCTAACGGTTGGATCTTCGTTTGCTACATTAGTCAAGTGGTGGACCCTAATGGAACTAGGTCCAAACGACAGAATTTCATCGAACGGAGGTCAAATATGAAATTAGAatatcaaatttagcctagaaaTTTAAAGTTGGCCCACTGGCCAAACGCTGCATGCGACGGTTTCCAGCAAACGAAAACCTAATTTTCCGActaactccaaaaattaccaaattttataggattataGAGCACAACAAGGGGAACAAATTTCATACCTAGGCTGAAGTCCAATTCGTCCAGGAAACGCCTGAAAACATCGTTGATCCGTCAGAACCCTAGAAATAGGTGTTCCTCGATTCGTTGAATTTGCAGCTCTGCCGCCCGCAAACTTGTTTGGGCTATATTCCTGGACTCAAGAGATGCCTAAGGGTGGTGGTGGTCGATGGAAATTTTTTCAGAAATGGCGGATTTGTTGCCTACACGCACGAAGCCCTCGGCTTTGATTCTTACAGAAAGACACCAAATCAACTCGGGTTTTGGGGGGAAATGGAAAATGACTTAATGCTGAGTTGCTTCCAGGTGATGGGTGGCTACGAATCACCAGAAAAAAAATGCCTGAAAAGGCGTCAGAAAACATGGTGCCGCCGGATTGGGTCTCGAGTTAAAGGGAGGGATCTGATTCCCTCATTCTCTCATCCCTCCTTTCCCCTCCTTGATTTTCCTTCTAATTCGCCTGTTTCTCCCACCTCTCTCTCCTTATCTCCCCATCCTAGCCACATAAATGGCACCAAATCAATGCTCCAGCAAATCTGAAGCCTTTCAGATAATGGTCAAATGATAATTTTGCCCTTGTCTTTACTTGTATATATCTCGTTCGTTATAGCTCCGTTTGGTGAACAGTTTTCCCTTACACACTCGTGAGGTCaagctctatccaaatatgtaaATAAGAATGACAAAACATATAGGAATTAAATACATCATCGAAAAGTACGTTTAGTTCATTAAGGTCTTTTTCATCCTTTTACTTATCGAAAAAAAACTATACGCCGTAATTATAAACGCATCGAAACTAAGAATACGAAATACGtaattttaaatagtgaaataTGAGGACGGGATTTCACACTACTTCGACCAATGTTgttgatattttctttttaggaTTGTACTTGGGTACTCACTAGTGAGTACTCACATTTTGATTGTGATTATTCACCTTTTGATTTTGTCCAATAatattttatgaaatgttttattgttttgaaaaataatgcaCATATGTTACTAACTTTTCTTgggtaataaaaaataaagaacataTGACATTTTTTGAATCGGCCAAAATCAGAAAGTGAGTACATAGATTGGTGAGTATTTATGTATTTAGGGTTGGACTATTATTTAATCTTTGAGGAAAAATTTTGCCTTTAAGGTAATTAaggaaaattattaaaaaaatctttttttaatGCTTGATTTGACCCAATTATGTATTTTGAATGTGGAATGCTTGCTAACATCAAATACCTGAATGTTGGAATCAAATCTGAGTAAACTTGAGCAACCTGCAAAACAGTAAAACAATTGTGAGCAATCCTTAAACCCAGGGGGGGAGATGGGTGTTCATGCCAAAAGCTTTCCAACGGTCAAGTAAGTGAATGATTTTTAGACTCTAGTGAGTAAGAGAATTGAAGTGTATAGATTGTGTTACCATGGATGAACCCTAGGTGGGTGTATTTATAGTGTAGGAAATAGACCTTTTTAGGATATAGTCCTCGTTCTAAGACGAGAGAATCCTAAAGGATATCTAGTAAAtagatattgcatcctcttagGAGTTGTGATTACTTGCAGCACAGGCCTATCCTTAGATTGTAAGGACTCCAAGAGACTTATAGGATCTGATTGTGTTCATATTCAGATCAGATCACGTATGGAACATGCATGGTCATCCAACGGAGTTGTTAGGACTTTACCTAGTACCCCGGAGTAGAGTGATGGTAGCACCCTGTTTCGTCTGATATAGCACCACCCGGAGTTGGAGCTGGTGAGTCCATGATCGAACTTTTAAGGTAACAACATTCAAATTTGACTCACTCTGGCCTTGGAAAATcacaacataacacatactaaccttagcggattgtcaatgcccaactggcaatcctatggctaggaacgttttaggaatgaacataagagagaggtctcgataatctaactcattagatcacttctctcttagaacaaatacattccttggattcccttattgcttaaacacataatacaataaatagtgattaacaataagctttgcccttcattaaacatataaaagtttaatacaataagtattccaaaaagctattacatcaaatgagtggctttgtgggcatacttccaacagcaCCCTGTTTCGTCTGATATAGCACCACCCGGAGTTGGAGCTGGTGAGTCCATGATCGAACTTTTAAGGTAACAACATTCAAATTTGACTCACTCTGGCcttggaaaatcatggtcccccACTGAATTCATTAGAAAAAACAATTTCTCAACAAGTTAACCTACTATTTAGGAATACCATAATTGTGGTTCATGAATTTTCATTGCTGGAGTAAGGCAGATCGAAATACTAATACCTTAGAAGTCCGATCATGGACCCAACAACTTCGGCAGCGAAGCTGCATAGATGGATCATGGAGAAACGTTGTCACTATTAACCTATTTTGAAGCAGTGAGTGAAGTCCGTCAACTTCGCTAAGATTGACCATGCTTATTCCGTATgactgaaggaaaaatttttgtcctagctaagaacaagtatgaacatttgaatacacatgcaagctattaacactttaaagtaggcatgcatccaaaaacaattcataaaacccatgactttcaaagcctagtatatggtgaaccaaaataaactctttaacaacattaaagagaagtaaagatttagagtttctttacccttgaagctcatccttgtttacacaagggattcacccaagtggagggccttcaagtcacctccaagctccttgaatcctccttgtgttttcctccctttagtgctcctttgatgatttgaggaaaaaggatttgttctccaaaacaccaaaagcttgatatctctaagtctcttcaccaaggttgtatcttgtgaagatgatatggatgactaagggaagaagagattgctagatgtccctccccttagtggccggcctccttagaagaaaatggagaaaatgtttcacccaatttcaacaagaaaaaccccaatgagaaaatagctataaagttgcttttataaccttttctttggtgagtggcaaacttgtaattaagcaaactttgcccatccaccctaatggccggccatcctttgttattgggctaatttgcccattttgttttagttttcatacaacttaaacataatgggccttttggaccaaaacgcttttgggccccgaaacccaaaaccaacatataagcccaatacgaacctttcgtaaaattaattaactaattaattaatcttgaccattcttcaattaaaccatttaattgcttatccatttcatataatttcttcacatacatccttactcggtgtacgatccattaggttccaattagcgaggcagtgggcgatgttactcttaactattgattgtgaattgaaaccacatttcaattctccctttaatgattagtgttacctaatcatttgggcttccacaaaccatga is from Malus sylvestris chromosome 5, drMalSylv7.2, whole genome shotgun sequence and encodes:
- the LOC126623246 gene encoding pathogenesis-related protein 1-like: MGLCNISLALLFILGSAIIQSSHAQDTPQDYLNSHNAARAAVGVGPLTWDDNVAGYAQNYANQHVGDCNLVHSGGPYGENLAMSTGDMSGTAAVDLWVAEKADYSYESNSCAAGKVCGHYTQVVWRNSARVGCAKVRCSSGGTFIGCNYDPPGNYVGEKPY